GGACACTCACTATTTTTCTTATTGTTGCCAGTAATTACTTAATGGTTTCAGCCACAAGTAAGCTACCAACTGGAACGGTCTATGCTGTATTTGTAGGTCTTGGTACAGTTGGAATTGTGCTATCAGATGCCTTATTTTTTGGTGCGACACTTACTTTATTAAAACTGATACTCATTTTATTACTTATTAGTGGTGTTATTGGTTTAAAACTATTAACACCAGAAAACAATACAAAGGAGAAAAAATAACATGGACTGGATTATTTTGATTGTAGCAGGTTTATTTGAAATGTTTGGGGTCACAATGATCAATCGTTTGTCTGTACAGCGCATATTCTCTACTGGATTACTTATTATTTTAGGATTTGGTGTGAGTTTAATATTACTTAGTATCGCATTGAAGACGATTCCTATGGGTACTGGATACGCCATTTGGACTGGTATTGGTGTTGTTGGTGGGTCGGTGATTGGTATGCTGTTTTTTGGCGAATCAAAAGATTGGAAACGTCTATTGTGTATCTTTATTATTCTATTATCAGCAATCGGATTAAAATTGATTGGATAAGATAAATAAAATACGATCGAAAAATGATGGATCGACCATTTTTCAATCGTACAATTTATTGCCTTAGATAAGGTTTTAACCGCTATGAGTATCTGCCAAACACAAGTCGATAATAGAAAATAATACGCCCTTTAGCACTTAAATAATGGATGGTTAATGTATTATGATTGTGATTCATGAACAAGATGTTGCAGAAACATGCGATGCTATCTACGAATTTAAAAATAAATAATTTGGATTAGTAAAATAAAAGGATTGATAATCAATTCAGTCCTTTTTATTTATCTATAAAATACATTGTGTTTCAAATACCTATCCATTATGCTAAGGATATCATATAAAAAAGGACGATATTTAATGAACAAACTATCCTTAACTATCCTAACGATTTCATTATTTTTTATTAGTGCTTGCCAATCTTCTAAAGAATCAGAACAAAAAGGTGTCGCTAGACAAGCCGAAGAGCTAAAAGAAAACTATACCGATTTTTATAACTTAAGTTATTTCCCTAATATACCAAATGGTGATACCTATCCAGTACCTGGACTCAAGGAAACGATTGTTCCATTACTTGATAAACCTGGTAAAAAAAGTGTCAGTCAATCTATGGATCCACAAGGTGTAACGATTGCAGAGGATTATTTATTAATTTCATCTTATAGTCATGATGATACTCACCACTCTGTTGTCTATGTCCTAGATAAAAACACTCACAAATACATTAAAACCATTATTTTAAAAGGACATCCTCATGTAGGAGGTATTACCTATGATCCTATTGCAAAAAATATTTGGGTATGTTCTTCAACAGATTCTAATAAAGCTGAACTCGTGGCTTTTTCAATGGATAAATTAAAAGCATACAACATGGAAGAACATTATGAACCCATTGTCTATGACCAAGAAATCACATTAGATGGTATTAAACGGTCATCTTACGTCACTTATCATGATAAAGCCCTTTATGTTGGTTATTTCTCAATTGATCATAAAGCCATTTTAGAAAAATATTTATTTAATGGAAAAGGTGTATTTGATACAACATTAAAAGGAAAAAAAGAACTGGTAGATGATGATACAACTCTTTCTCCTGAAGAAAAATTACATGTTGGAACACAAATTCAGGGTATTACTTTTTATAAAAATTATATGCTTTTATCACGTTCTTACGGGGATAAAAACTCGAAAATACTTGTCTACGAATTAGATGACAATGATTTATTCCTTGAAAAAGATGCCATAAAAATGATATTAGCACCACCCTACTTAGAACAAATTTCCGTATCAGGTAACAAACTCTACACTATTTTTGAATCTGGTACGCAACGTTTCAGAGATAAAAAAGGGTTGACTGTTGTGAATTATGTCGTGCCATTGGATATGGAGAAAATATTAGAATGAATAGTATAGTCTCCTCAAAGAATCCAAAATCGTTTGAGGAGACTTTTTATTTATTGTCTAATATCTATCCATTCTAATCCCTTTGCGTTTAATTTTTCAATATCACCATAATACAAAACTGGTAAAAACATCTTACTAATTTGTGTATCATCAACAAAATAACCAAATTTTATTTCCCTTTTTTCTCCAGGTTTAATATCTGGCATTTTATAAAAACTTTTTCCTTCACCATGGCTATCTAAATAATCTACTTCTCCAGAATACGGAGTAAAATCAACTTCTTCTTTAGTAGCACTCAACCCTTTTTTACTATCTTCTAAAAGATAAAGTCTATTTTGAAAATATAAGTCTTTAATGGTTTTTTTACTTTTATTTTCTATCGTAGCTGTCAAATAAACAAATTTAGTTTTTACTTTTCTTTCTCCTACTACTTCATCAAGTGTTTGTATACCATCTCCTTTTTTGATTATTTTTTGATTAAATGGTAATAATTCACCATCATTTGCTATTAACTGTTTGTCTTTAAGCTGTTCATATGAATTACTATTAAAATTATTTTTATCTAATAATTTTATATTATCCATAACGGTGGCACTTTTAACGGTAAATAAAACCTCTTGCATGTCATAAACTTTAGTATTTACTGCATCACCTATCTTATGGATATTAGAACTATTTTTAGATAAATAGTAATTTTTTTCTGGTTGTTTACCTTTGAATAAGTCTTTACTTAAAATACCATAATGAGTAGCATCCTTTTCATTGGTTTCTTCTAAAGATACTTTTTCTAACATTTTTTTCCATTCTGATTCCTTAACATCATTTGAAATATAGGCTTGTAAAACATAACCTTCCTTCTCAAAAAATAGATAAACAATCTTATCAAATTGAATATCTCCGGAATTCATCATATTTTTTTTAATGACAATACTAGGATGATTATTAAGTGTTAATTCTTCATAGTCTTTTGTGTAAAGTTCTTTAAAGTCTTCTTTTCCAGATAATTGCCATAAAACGAAACTTATTCCTCCACTGTTCATGTTGTTCTTATAACTAAACTTATTAGAGTCGTTATCTTCTACCATATCTCTTGGAATATAGTCGAATTTCAATTTATAAAAATGATCATGATTATATTTTTTTCTATCTGATAAAGAAATATTTAATTCATAATTATTTTTATTTACTATCCATTGATAAATTTCTTTTGAGGCATAAATAGTCGTTGGAATCAAAACTATTGATATAATGGCTATCATCAACACACGTTTTAATCCAAATTTGGTTTTTGATTTTTTTGTTGACACCTTTTTTAAAAAATTTTGTTTATTTAATTGATAGGTTGAAGAAAAATGATGTATCTCTTGTTCTTTATCAAACTCTTCTTCAGCTAATCTATTTGCTATTTCTTCTATTGTTTTCCTTTCAAATTTTTCATTCTTTCCCATATTTCTTCCCTCCAATCACATTTTTCACCATACTTATAGCTCTCTCAAATTGTTTTCGTATAGTTGCTTCTTTTGAATCCATTATTTTTGCTATCTCTTTATTTGATAATCCATAGTAAACTCTATACAAAAAGACATGAAGATATGGTTCTTTTAATTGCTTACTAATATCTAATATTTCCTGTTCAGATATCATTTTATCCACATAATCATTCACATTATTATCTTCTTCATGTTTATCCTTTTTAGTTTTATAATTTTCAAGATATTTTATCTGAGTATTGTTTTTACGATACAAATCAATCGATTTATTCTTTGTTATTTTGATAATAAATTTTTTTAAATGTAGATCATCAAATTTTTTTATACTTTCCAAATCTGAATATAATTGTTCAAAAACTTCTTGAGTAATATCTTCTGCTTGCTCTTTATTATTCAATACTGATAAAGCTTGATAAAATATTTTCTGTTCATAAATCTCATATAAATATTCAAAAAATTCTTTATCTGATTTGTGATTTTTCATGATAAACTCCTCTCATAGCTACCTTCATAATATATAACGTTTCAAGAAACTAATATGTGACACTTTTTAACATACAAAAAGAGATTTTTCCTAAATTACAGGAAAAATCTCTAATAAATCATTTTTACAACAATGTTTTCAATTCTACTTCTGGATACTTATCTGCAAACCAACGCATCGCGAATTGGTTTTCAAATAAGAATAATGGTTGGTCAAATCGATCTTTTGCTAAGATATTTCGACTTGAACTCATTTTTTCATCTAACTGAGATGGGTCAATCCAACGAGCAATTTTTGTTCCCATTGGTTCCATGATTAACTCAGTATTGTACTCATTCAACATACGATGTTTGAATACCTCAAACTGCAACTGTCCAACAGCTCCAATAATATAATCCTCAGTTAAATAAGTTTTATATAATTGAATAGCTCCTTCTTGTACTAGTTGATAAAGTCCTTTGTGGAACGATTTTTGTTTCATCACGTTTTTCGCCGTAACTTTCATAAATAACTCTGGCGTAAATTGTGGTAAATCTTCAAATTCAATCTTATCTTTACCAGTGAACAAAGTGTCCCCAATTTGATAGGTTCCTGTATCATATAGCCCGATAATATCACCAGCCACTGCTTCTTCTACGATTTCACGAGAATCAGCCATAAACTGGGTTGAGTTATTTAATTTTATTTTTTTCGATTCACGAGCTAACTTAACTTCCATGCCTTTTTCAAAACTTCCTGAACAGATACGAACAAATGCAATTCTATCTCTATGAGCTGGGTTCATATTTGCTTGAATTTTAAAGACAAATCCAGAAAAGTCTTTGTCATAAGGACTAACTTCGCCACCATCTTTTGTTTCATGCTCACTCGGTTTTGGTGCAAATTGTAAAAATGTTTCTAAAAATGTTTCCACACCAAAGTTTGTCAAAGCAGAACCAAAGAATACTGGGGTTAATTCACCTTTAGCAATTTTTTCTTCTGAAAATTCATTTCCAGCTTCAAGTAACAACTCAACTTCTTCCATTACTTGTGAAAAAATAGATTGTTGTTTTAATGGGTGATCCATTTCTAATTCTCTTTCGTCATTTAGAGGTAAAAACCTTTCACCATCAAATCGATCAGGACGATGAATTTCGATACGATTATTGTAAATATCATATAACCCTTCAAATCCTTTTCCCATACCGATTGGCCAGTTCATTGGATAAGAATCAATTTCTAACACTTCTTCTAATTCTTCTAGTAAATCAAGTGGCTCACGACCATCTCTATCTAGTTTGTTAATGAATGTAAAAATAGGAATACCACGCATACGACATACTTGGAAAAGTTTTTTCGTTTGTGCTTCAATCCCTTTAGCACTATCAATGACCATGACAGCACTATCGACTGCCATCAATGTACGATAAGTATCTTCCGAGAAATCCTCATGTCCTGGTGTATCTAAAATATTCACGCGTTTGCCTTGAAAATCAAATTGCATCACGGAACTTGTTACCGAAATCCCACGTTGTTTTTCAATATCCATCCAGTCTGATTTTGCATAGTTTCCCGTTTTTTTACCTTTTACAGTTCCCGCATTTCTAATTGCACCACCAAACAATAGTAACTGTTCCGTAATTGTTGTTTTACCAGCATCCGGATGCGAAATAATAGCAAATGTTCTTCTTCTATCGACTTCTTTTTGTTGATCAAATCCCATATATAGACTCCTCTTAATTTTCTATGTATTTATATTACTAATTTAGTAGAAATTCACGCTCTAGTATAACATAAAATCTCAAACAATAGATTTTATTTCATAAAATTTTAAAAAGGCAAAAGAAAATACCCTTGTCTCAGAGCGAAGACAAACTAATTACTCATTAAGCGTATCGGGTTATCTTTTTTATATTAAGACATGCAACAGTTATCCAATTTTTCATGTGCATTTTTCTTTATCTATTCCAACATTAACAGTCACGCCTTTTCTCTATTTTACCAAAAAAAGACAAAGCATCGAAATTTATCAATACTTTGTCTACCGTCAGAATGCCCTTAGTAAAATACCTACAGGTGTTCTTTCTTTATTCACTTTTTTTTGCAACAAATGATTCTAACATATCCTTAACATTTAACCCTGTTGTTTCTTTTAGTGTTTCTTGAGTAGAAGCTAAAAGGTTCGTAGCATAATTTGTGACACGATTCGCTCCACTATTGTCTCCACCTTGACCAGTATCTACAACAGAAATTTTCTCGATATTTCCTAATGGTTGTGCTGCTTGTTTCACTAATTCAGGTAAGATTTCAATAATCATACTCATAACAGCCGCTTCCCCGTATTGTTTAAAGGCTTCGGCAATTTGTTCTTTCGCTTTGGCTTCGGCTTCACCAATCGCTAGAATAGCATCCGCTTCAGCTTGCCCTTCCATTCTAAGTTGAGTAGCATTTGCTTTAGCCATTGCTTCCACTTTAAATTGTTGTGCTTCGGCTTCAGCTACTTCAGTTGCTTTTTCTGCTAAGGCTTCTTGTTCTTTAGCATAACGATCCGCGTCGGCTTTTTTCTTCACTTCTGAGTCGTATTGTCGTTCACGACGTTGAATTTCTTTTTCTTCTAATTCAATTTGTTTTTGACGCTCAATAACTTTAACTTCCATCTCTTGTTCGATAACGTGTTGTTGTGCTTTGGCACTTTCTAAATTATACGCTTGATCGGCTTTGGCTTTAGCAATATCTTGTTCTTGCTTATAAGCAGCTAATTTTAATTCTTTTTCTTTCGTTGCTTCAGCAATTTCTGTCTGACGTTGTAATTCTGCTTCTTGAGATTCTTTTTCCGCTTGTGCTTTTTTAATACGTGTTTCTTTGCTTGCTTCAGCTTCAGCAATTTCAGCATCACGTTTTACTTGAGCAATACGAGGTTTTCCTAATGAATCAAGGTAACCATTTTTATCTCGTACTTCTTTAATAGTAAACGACACAATCACAAGTCCCATTTTAGCTAAATCTACACTGGCTACTTCTTGCACACTTTGAGAGAACTTATCTCGGTTTTGATAAATTTCTTCTACTGTCATTGAACCTAATATCGAACGTAAATGTCCTTCTAACACTTCTCTGGCTTCATTTTCTAATTCTTCACGTGTTTTTCCTAAAAATTGTTCCGCTGCAGTTGCGATTTCTTCAACTGATGAGCCAATTTTAATAATGGATGTCCCATCAGCCATAACTGGTACACCTTGTTCAGTATAAACATCTGGTGTTGATACATCTAATTTACTTGATAAAAGACTTAAACGATTGCTTCTTTGGAAAACTGGTAAAACAAATGCTCCACCACCACGTACAATTTTGACACGATTTCCTTCATTGTCAGCATGGACATTTTTATTTCCTAAATAGCTCCCACTAATAATCAATGCCTCATCTGGTTTAGCTGTTTGATATTTTGAAACAAATACAATCAATAGCATGATTAGTATAAACACCACAAGCCCAATCGCAATAATCCCTAAATTCATTTACATTTCTCCTTTTATTTTAAAAATTTTCAACATATGGCACCACATAGCATACTCTTTCCCTAATTTCGATAATAAGAACTTCTTCACCCTTATTAATTGGTGTTTCCTGTTCCTTATAAAATGCCGCAGGACGACTCATCGTACCTGTAACATTGCTAATGGTAATCTC
This genomic stretch from Vagococcus sp. CY52-2 harbors:
- a CDS encoding multidrug efflux SMR transporter is translated as MNKEWTKVILAAILEVFWVIGLTHSNNLFQWTLTIFLIVASNYLMVSATSKLPTGTVYAVFVGLGTVGIVLSDALFFGATLTLLKLILILLLISGVIGLKLLTPENNTKEKK
- a CDS encoding multidrug efflux SMR transporter, yielding MDWIILIVAGLFEMFGVTMINRLSVQRIFSTGLLIILGFGVSLILLSIALKTIPMGTGYAIWTGIGVVGGSVIGMLFFGESKDWKRLLCIFIILLSAIGLKLIG
- a CDS encoding YncE family protein: MNKLSLTILTISLFFISACQSSKESEQKGVARQAEELKENYTDFYNLSYFPNIPNGDTYPVPGLKETIVPLLDKPGKKSVSQSMDPQGVTIAEDYLLISSYSHDDTHHSVVYVLDKNTHKYIKTIILKGHPHVGGITYDPIAKNIWVCSSTDSNKAELVAFSMDKLKAYNMEEHYEPIVYDQEITLDGIKRSSYVTYHDKALYVGYFSIDHKAILEKYLFNGKGVFDTTLKGKKELVDDDTTLSPEEKLHVGTQIQGITFYKNYMLLSRSYGDKNSKILVYELDDNDLFLEKDAIKMILAPPYLEQISVSGNKLYTIFESGTQRFRDKKGLTVVNYVVPLDMEKILE
- a CDS encoding sigma-70 family RNA polymerase sigma factor, whose translation is MKNHKSDKEFFEYLYEIYEQKIFYQALSVLNNKEQAEDITQEVFEQLYSDLESIKKFDDLHLKKFIIKITKNKSIDLYRKNNTQIKYLENYKTKKDKHEEDNNVNDYVDKMISEQEILDISKQLKEPYLHVFLYRVYYGLSNKEIAKIMDSKEATIRKQFERAISMVKNVIGGKKYGKE
- a CDS encoding peptide chain release factor 3, which codes for MGFDQQKEVDRRRTFAIISHPDAGKTTITEQLLLFGGAIRNAGTVKGKKTGNYAKSDWMDIEKQRGISVTSSVMQFDFQGKRVNILDTPGHEDFSEDTYRTLMAVDSAVMVIDSAKGIEAQTKKLFQVCRMRGIPIFTFINKLDRDGREPLDLLEELEEVLEIDSYPMNWPIGMGKGFEGLYDIYNNRIEIHRPDRFDGERFLPLNDERELEMDHPLKQQSIFSQVMEEVELLLEAGNEFSEEKIAKGELTPVFFGSALTNFGVETFLETFLQFAPKPSEHETKDGGEVSPYDKDFSGFVFKIQANMNPAHRDRIAFVRICSGSFEKGMEVKLARESKKIKLNNSTQFMADSREIVEEAVAGDIIGLYDTGTYQIGDTLFTGKDKIEFEDLPQFTPELFMKVTAKNVMKQKSFHKGLYQLVQEGAIQLYKTYLTEDYIIGAVGQLQFEVFKHRMLNEYNTELIMEPMGTKIARWIDPSQLDEKMSSSRNILAKDRFDQPLFLFENQFAMRWFADKYPEVELKTLL
- a CDS encoding flotillin family protein; the protein is MNLGIIAIGLVVFILIMLLIVFVSKYQTAKPDEALIISGSYLGNKNVHADNEGNRVKIVRGGGAFVLPVFQRSNRLSLLSSKLDVSTPDVYTEQGVPVMADGTSIIKIGSSVEEIATAAEQFLGKTREELENEAREVLEGHLRSILGSMTVEEIYQNRDKFSQSVQEVASVDLAKMGLVIVSFTIKEVRDKNGYLDSLGKPRIAQVKRDAEIAEAEASKETRIKKAQAEKESQEAELQRQTEIAEATKEKELKLAAYKQEQDIAKAKADQAYNLESAKAQQHVIEQEMEVKVIERQKQIELEEKEIQRRERQYDSEVKKKADADRYAKEQEALAEKATEVAEAEAQQFKVEAMAKANATQLRMEGQAEADAILAIGEAEAKAKEQIAEAFKQYGEAAVMSMIIEILPELVKQAAQPLGNIEKISVVDTGQGGDNSGANRVTNYATNLLASTQETLKETTGLNVKDMLESFVAKKSE